One genomic window of Macrobrachium rosenbergii isolate ZJJX-2024 chromosome 51, ASM4041242v1, whole genome shotgun sequence includes the following:
- the LOC136833253 gene encoding uncharacterized protein: protein MEHEIDIDLLISLVETKPVLWDKSLEDYKSRNLTMSAWMEVCRGLYDGFDQLSDKEKDDYGRLVYKRWRNVKDNWLKARRKASEQRKAGSGVKAAKNYIYNEQLCFLKKNLDSREIEESFSVEETDNNGSVVEEESDAPKTVKESGSAAPRSTKGSNKRKLNDAEEMLMERLIKTLDAAENRHLSFFKGIVPSLEKFSEDETIQFQLGVLNLLQNIRQPRSLPQPLHSKSQPQHS from the exons ATGGAACATGAAATCGATATAGATCTCCTTATATCTTTAGTGGAGACGAAACCAGTGTTATGGGATAAAAGTCTCGAAGACTACAAAAGTCGGAATTTGACCATGTCGGCATGGATGGAAGTTTGCAGGGGACTGTATGATGGCTTTGATCAGCTGAGTGACAAGGAAAAAGACGACTATG GAAGGCTGGTTTACAAGAGATGGAGGAATGTGAAGGACAATTGGCTGAAAGCCCGAAGGAAAGCTTCTGAACAAAGAAAGGCTGGGTCCGGTGTCAAAGCTGCaaagaattacatatataacgAACAGCTCTGTTTCTTAAAGAAAAACCTCGATTCCAGAGAAATAGAAGAAAGCTTCTCTGTCGAGGAGACGGACAACAACGGAAGTGTAGTTGAAGAGGAGTCTGATGCCCCAAAAACCGTTAAGGAAAGCGGTAGTGCTGCTCCACGCTCTACCAAAGGAAGCAATAAGCGGAAGCTTAACGACGCGGAGGAAATGTTAATGGAACGATTAATCAAAACTTTGGACGCTGCAGAAAATcgccatctttctttttttaaggggatTGTTCCGTCATTAGAGAAATTCAGCGAAGACGAGACAATACAGTTTCAACTTGGGGTTCTGAACTTGCTGCAGAACATACGCCAGCCCCGATCTCTCCCACAACCTCTTCATTCAAAATCACAACCCCAGCATTCTTAG